The Pagrus major chromosome 1, Pma_NU_1.0 genome includes the window AGGACAGTTTGAGTTTATTCAGTAGATTTAATTCAATTACTTCTATCATTATTTGGTTTTTGGACTTGTGTCACAGAGAAACTGCATCCAACTTACAGTTAACCCTCTGTATAATACAGGATGTGTATGTCAGTGTCACATACTGTCCACTGTACAGATATTCAACCATGAAATTTAAACATCACCTGCAATTGTTCTTAAGTTATGATAAAAGTCAGGGAACAACATAATCAACTCCCAAGAATTTCTCGGAATACTTATTAACTGTAttaatgcatttaaaatgataCAGATTCACATTTCTTATCATGGTAGCAATTAAACAgctgacaaaatcaaatcactTTTGCACATCTCACTTGATGGATTGCCCACATGTCATTCTTTGTGAATGCCATGCAAATTCTTTGGCTTATGATATCCATGTTTTAAGTTTGCTCATGAGGTCCCACTGGCCTTGAATTCAATCCTGCCAAAATTTTCTCTCCTacatctccccctctcttttttcccaGCTGTCTGAAAAGCAGATTTTGTAAATTGTTCCTTAATCCAGGGCATATGGGCAGTTACATTCAGAAGCATAAAGATGATGTGAGTTAAATTAGTTGTTAAACGTACAATGTACAGCATGTAAGTGTATGTAGAGGAAGGCAATACACTTAAACTGTCTAGAGGTAAAATACAATGAAGTACAGCAGAAACATCAAATATCACTCGCAGACATTCAGTGAATTTTGCAATCATTCACAGTATTACCAGGTTTTGACATTGTAAAGTTACAAGTTTTTACTTGATCCGCGACTagaaacaacacagaacaaacttttacattttctctttagCAGCATGACTACATCCATTTTGTATTCATCtatgaattaaaatgtatttataaaattTTCGTGTTGAATTTTGTATGAAGTTAATTGGTGGCttaattttaaaaacttaatCTTTGTCACtctaaatgattttttttcttaggattatatctatatatatgatgataaataaaaagcaatgaacaatatcagtttatttttctgtgacatCATTTTTTACAGTATATAGACTTGAAATACTCACCAATAATAACTAAATGTGACTTACTGCATGTTCCAGTTTTGTGCCACCAATAAATTACGtttcattctttatttacattacatattcaTCAGTTCATTGACCATTTATAAAAGTTACAATTTTGCTTTCAGTATCGGTTGAAACTCTTAGACTTCTTGAATTATGCATAGCAaattcattttgttatttacatGATTTTCCTTTGAATATAATTTAAGTGTACACCAAACACTCTAGCCAACAAATGCATGAAACATTTTGTGTCcattggaaaataaaacaaaatgtgggGAAGGAATTGTGACTGAGCTACTAATTGACTGTTATGCCGTCATCACAGGCAGGGCCAACATACTATAGCCTACAGCCGACACCATGTTGCCAGATTACATATAGTAAGACCATCTACAGGTCATCAGACTCTGGGACTGGGATGGGCTCCAAGGTAATCGTGGGTAGGATCAGATGGGTGCCCTCAGATATCCATCCCTGGGCTGATCTGTTGAAGGTGGGCCGTTTCACACCTGGGTCCTGCAGTTCTGGGTAACTGGGCGGGTTCAGGTCTATCTCAGGGAGCTTGAATGTGATTCCTCTGGGTGCTTTGTCAAAGCCACCAAAAGGAGTAGCCACCCTGTAATTAATATTGAGTATGAATGGTGCTCTTCATTGTACTATTTCTCAAAAAAAGTggtttccacatgtggaaattctaatCCACATGCAGAAGAAAGCCAatcatgtgtgaatgtgtgtaattcatgtgtgaaaatatgaatttctttaatttatgaaaaaagaaaatatgatttatatGTAAAAAGGCAaattttcacatgtgacatcTTCATAAGGGCGTTGTTTTCTCACCGGTTAAAGCATCTGTACTCAGGGAGATCTGGTCGTGGGTCTGGTGCTGGCATTGTCAGTTTGAGGGATTCAGCGAGGTCGGGGTCACTGAGGATCGCCTGTTCCCACGGGGAGTGGTAGGACTTGGGCATAGCTGATGCGTTCTCTGGAGTTGTGTGTGTTaagaagcaaacaaaaacaaaaaggcacaCATGAAGGTCATGTTGAGGGAGAATTGTCCCAACATATCGTAGAACAGCTTCTACACCAGAGCCATAAACTTGAACACTGTTAAAAACTGATGTTGTGTGACTATCAGCACTATATTACACTCACTAACCCTAAAACACTACACGCTGCCACTCATTGTGTCTACTTTATAGCTGCGTCACTGcattgatatacagtatttctaaTTTGATATAGGGCCACTGCACTTTCAGCAAATGTGCAATATCCAGGAAGTGCAATATCTTAGCTATTGTAATGTATCATGTGTATCATATTGTTTTACAGGCTATAGCAAATATACTATTTTTATACTTAGCACCTTCATGATCTGACAGTATGGTTTATGCAGTCACGGGTTTATGTTGAGCTGTTTTCTCAAGCCTTTTTTTTGGGAGGCTAAAGTTTTAGAGTGGATAGGATTATGAATAGAGACTGTGCTTAGAGAACACTTACACGAGGCAGACTGAGTTGTCCATCATTGCGATCTGAGGCCTTAAAATAGCACATAGTTGAAGTGTGCACTCATCATATAAAGTGTCCACACGGGATGACACCCTACTGGAGCATTTAAGAACAAGCACAGGACTCTGTTCGCtattagaataaaataaaataaaataaaataaaatataataaagcatttaaagcTGCTCAGTCTGTATAATTAATCATAGTTCTGTTATGGTGTCAAGCTATTCAAATTAGTTGCCTTAAGATCAGACCGGCTGTTAAGACTGTATGTGATACCAGTTGTCATTATTATGACAGCATTACATAATCAGTTGCTCTTATTTTACTGTGCAGCACAAGGGCTTTATTTAAAAGACAGTTTGACAGTGAAAGAAATAGTAGCTACAGGATTCCTTTTTCACTGACTAAACATTcagtgctaatgttagcatatttatttttacttatgATCTTAAATGAGTTTAAATCCTgaataatgttttaaatcataatgctccatatttgattaatcaaataCAGCCACACAAACTGGACAGCAATATTACCCAAAGCAGTGTTTTCTTGATTAGCAGCATTTCCATCAGCTGGTGGATCCACTTTAATTTCCACAGAGTGTGTATTCTCAGTTAAAATATTATTCTGCAAAACAGAGCAAAGTACAGGACATGTATTGAGTTTTAGTTATCAATTGAGTGACAAATCGTGAAGTTGGCACATTCATAGCTGCTCCTGTATTTGATGCACTCTGATTcatgtgtacacaaacactcGTAACTACGCAAACATACCCACACGTACAAACACACGCaggcacgaacacacacacatggaggaACACATCTACAGGCACTGATAAACAGGGGAGCAGCCTCTCAGCAAAGTGCCTGACCAGCCTCTCAGAGGATTCGGCTGGAGGATGCAAAAGACACGAGGCACATGTCTCTGTTATCGTCCATGTGgtgtaacacttttttttcaagaGCGTATGTCCTGATAAATTTGCTTGATGATTAATACACAGACAATTTTACAAGTTTTCATGCAGGCAAAACTCCAAATAGTGACAGTTAATATTGTTCAAGAGCATAGAAGTGTTTTACATATCcaattattcaaatatttgaagtgactaaatcacacacacaagttgACTTACATTTAGCTGTGCGTTTGCCTCATTTTGGATACtttcaaatgtatattt containing:
- the myoz2b gene encoding myozenin-2b yields the protein MDLGKKLSTPKDIMLEELSLLSNRGSRLFKMRQRRSEKYTFESIQNEANAQLNNNILTENTHSVEIKVDPPADGNAANQENTALGNIAVQFNASAMPKSYHSPWEQAILSDPDLAESLKLTMPAPDPRPDLPEYRCFNRVATPFGGFDKAPRGITFKLPEIDLNPPSYPELQDPGVKRPTFNRSAQGWISEGTHLILPTITLEPIPVPESDDL